Proteins encoded by one window of Candidatus Mesenet endosymbiont of Phosphuga atrata:
- the mdh gene encoding malate dehydrogenase has protein sequence MTVKRKKISLIGAGNIGGTLAHMIALAELGDVILLDVNEGIPQGKALDLAQSSAIDKFDISIIGSNNYEDIKDSDAIIITAGIARKPGMSRDDLLSINTSVMKEVGGNIKKYSPDAFIIVITNPLDAMVWVMKQATNVPSNMIVGMAGVLDSARLSYFLAQEMGVSVKDISAFVLGGHGDTMLPLTHYSTVCGIPLTDLIDMKMITKEKINEIFKRTRNGGKEIVELLKSGSAYYAPASSAVCMLKSYLKDQKRILPCAAYLNGEYGVYNLFIGVPAIIGKNGIEKVIEVKLSDEEKMQFTKSVEAVEELVAQTKNVFNV, from the coding sequence ATGACAGTAAAACGTAAAAAGATATCTTTAATTGGCGCTGGCAATATTGGTGGAACTTTAGCACATATGATTGCTCTTGCAGAACTTGGGGATGTTATTCTTTTAGATGTTAATGAAGGTATACCACAAGGTAAAGCGCTTGATCTTGCACAATCTTCAGCTATCGATAAGTTTGATATAAGTATTATTGGCAGCAATAATTATGAGGATATAAAAGATTCAGATGCGATCATTATCACTGCAGGTATAGCGCGTAAGCCAGGAATGAGCCGTGACGATTTGCTTAGTATTAACACCAGTGTCATGAAAGAAGTTGGAGGAAACATCAAAAAATATTCTCCCGATGCATTTATTATAGTTATAACCAACCCTCTTGATGCTATGGTTTGGGTAATGAAGCAAGCTACCAATGTACCATCCAATATGATAGTAGGGATGGCTGGAGTTTTAGATTCAGCTCGCCTTTCTTATTTTCTTGCACAGGAGATGGGAGTTTCAGTCAAAGATATTTCTGCTTTTGTTTTAGGTGGACACGGTGATACCATGTTACCTTTAACTCATTACTCTACAGTCTGTGGAATTCCTTTGACTGACCTTATTGATATGAAGATGATTACAAAAGAAAAAATTAATGAAATATTTAAGCGTACCCGTAATGGAGGGAAAGAAATTGTAGAGTTACTTAAATCTGGATCTGCTTACTATGCACCTGCTTCATCTGCCGTTTGTATGCTTAAATCTTACCTCAAAGATCAAAAACGCATTCTTCCATGCGCTGCTTATTTAAATGGTGAATATGGTGTTTATAATCTATTTATTGGCGTACCTGCAATTATAGGCAAGAATGGTATTGAAAAAGTTATAGAAGTAAAGCTCTCTGACGAAGAGAAAATGCAATTCACTAAATCAGTGGAAGCAGTAGAAGAATTAGTAGCACAAACGAAAAATGTTTTTAACGTTTAA
- a CDS encoding NAD(P)/FAD-dependent oxidoreductase — protein MKYETDIVIIGAGPVGIFAIFQAGMLGMRCHVVDILPNIGGQCSALYPEKPIYDIPGYSVITAQGLIDNLTAQASPFQPIYHLGEKVVEILDDNETNSMTIVIEAEHSKQKITCKAVIIAAGGGYFQPNRPPLENILDYENKSVFYNVNKVSDFAGKQVVIAGGGDSAADWTVELSKVAKKVYVVHRRKEFRCVSETAKKIKSLAEQGVIDLVTPYQLNKLFGENGKLSKILVKCIGSEEEKLLTADALLLFFGLSMEPGPILNWEIEIKHKHIVVDPATCKTSRNRVYAIGDISTYPGKLKLILSGFSEAAMACHDIYKVVFPDSPLNFHYSTSKGIPQIV, from the coding sequence ATGAAGTATGAAACTGATATAGTAATAATTGGAGCTGGTCCTGTTGGGATATTTGCAATTTTCCAAGCAGGAATGTTAGGCATGAGATGTCATGTAGTTGATATTTTACCTAACATAGGTGGACAATGCAGTGCGTTATATCCAGAAAAACCTATATATGATATTCCAGGATATTCAGTGATTACAGCACAAGGTTTAATTGACAACTTAACTGCGCAAGCATCACCATTTCAGCCTATTTATCATCTGGGAGAGAAAGTAGTAGAAATCTTAGATGATAACGAAACTAACTCTATGACTATAGTGATTGAAGCTGAACATTCGAAACAGAAAATAACCTGCAAAGCCGTTATAATTGCTGCTGGTGGCGGATATTTTCAGCCAAATCGCCCACCACTAGAAAATATCTTAGATTATGAAAATAAATCAGTTTTTTATAATGTAAATAAAGTATCTGATTTTGCAGGCAAACAAGTTGTAATTGCAGGTGGGGGTGATTCAGCTGCTGATTGGACGGTTGAGCTGTCTAAAGTAGCAAAAAAAGTTTATGTTGTGCATAGAAGAAAAGAATTTCGTTGTGTATCAGAGACGGCAAAAAAGATAAAATCGCTTGCAGAGCAAGGCGTAATAGATCTAGTTACACCGTATCAATTAAATAAACTATTTGGAGAAAATGGTAAGTTGAGCAAAATTTTAGTAAAATGTATTGGTTCTGAAGAAGAAAAACTGCTAACTGCAGATGCTTTGCTACTATTTTTCGGGTTATCAATGGAGCCTGGTCCTATACTAAATTGGGAAATAGAAATAAAGCACAAACATATAGTTGTTGACCCAGCAACTTGTAAAACTAGTCGTAATAGAGTATATGCAATTGGTGATATATCAACTTATCCCGGTAAATTAAAGCTCATATTAAGTGGTTTTTCAGAAGCTGCCATGGCCTGCCATGATATATATAAAGTTGTTTTTCCAGACTCACCCTTAAACTTTCATTACTCAACTTCAAAAGGTATACCACAAATTGTTTAG
- a CDS encoding VirB8/TrbF family protein encodes MLKDLLKKDKYFNDAIEWYCCKYLFCITERAWLILITTFTSLCLCIVLLNLYLLFPLKKDFIFVKYTDRNSDEFTVLKKLSLSNKENEQVSLSKYLVEKYVETYESYDYDNLEYQVNFIENNSARKVYLNFKKNMSSTSMISPILKYRLDTKRVITVQSMKLSFDPLAYSSSAIVTFKAQEVNKEAVINTTFNSVELTFTLSNIKVSAAGVIPLKFTVNEYQSIQTIVAER; translated from the coding sequence TTGCTAAAGGATTTGTTAAAGAAAGATAAGTATTTCAACGATGCAATTGAGTGGTATTGTTGTAAATATTTATTCTGCATAACAGAAAGAGCATGGCTAATATTGATTACAACCTTCACTTCTTTATGTCTGTGCATAGTGTTATTAAATCTGTATTTACTGTTTCCATTAAAGAAAGATTTTATTTTTGTTAAATATACTGATCGCAATAGCGATGAGTTTACTGTTTTAAAAAAATTAAGCTTAAGCAATAAAGAAAATGAGCAAGTTTCTTTATCTAAGTATCTAGTCGAAAAATATGTAGAAACATATGAATCTTATGACTATGATAACCTGGAATATCAAGTGAATTTTATTGAAAATAACTCTGCACGTAAAGTTTACCTAAACTTTAAAAAGAACATGAGTTCTACTAGCATGATAAGCCCAATACTAAAATATAGGCTAGATACCAAACGAGTTATAACTGTTCAGTCGATGAAATTATCTTTTGATCCTTTAGCTTATTCTAGTAGTGCTATTGTGACTTTTAAGGCACAGGAAGTAAATAAAGAAGCAGTAATTAATACTACATTTAATTCAGTAGAATTAACCTTCACGCTTTCAAACATAAAAGTAAGTGCAGCAGGCGTAATACCCTTAAAATTTACTGTTAATGAGTATCAATCTATTCAAACTATTGTTGCTGAACGTTGA
- a CDS encoding RsmD family RNA methyltransferase, with protein MLRIISGKYSSRKIETDKSLSARPTMAQVRKAIFAILAYRKLLIDSNVLDLFCGSGSLSFEALSLGAKHSFMVDLNYNNLQLVKRTAENLKVTDNVTLICCSADRLPKAVERCDFAFITPPYNSSFVESTLAGLVNSGWLTDEALIMLEIGKNEEFQLDKNYNIMLKRIYGAAKIILLSKNSSKTI; from the coding sequence GTGTTGCGTATTATATCAGGTAAGTATAGCAGCAGGAAAATTGAAACTGATAAATCTCTAAGCGCAAGACCGACTATGGCACAAGTAAGAAAAGCAATATTTGCTATCCTTGCCTATAGAAAATTATTAATTGATTCCAATGTACTTGACCTTTTTTGTGGAAGTGGTTCTTTATCATTTGAAGCCTTATCTTTAGGTGCAAAGCATTCCTTCATGGTGGACTTAAACTATAACAATCTTCAATTGGTAAAAAGAACTGCAGAGAATTTAAAGGTAACAGATAATGTTACTTTGATTTGTTGTAGCGCTGATAGGTTGCCTAAAGCAGTGGAAAGATGTGATTTTGCTTTTATTACTCCACCATACAATAGTAGTTTTGTTGAATCAACTTTAGCAGGATTAGTAAATTCAGGTTGGCTTACAGATGAGGCATTAATAATGCTTGAAATTGGCAAAAACGAAGAGTTTCAATTAGACAAAAATTACAACATAATGTTAAAACGAATTTATGGTGCAGCAAAAATAATTTTGCTTTCTAAAAATTCGTCTAAGACTATATAA
- the rpoH gene encoding RNA polymerase sigma factor RpoH, whose product MLMSGSSIYVDGDITQYIGRVQAFPMLSQEDEVKLAKNWYESHDIKAAHKLITSHLRFVVKIAMTFKNYGLSLMEMIMEGNIGLIHAVKKFNPNLGFRFSTYAIWWVKASIKEYILKSWSFVKIGTTQAQRKLFFSLRKTKKKILGCTGNGILGKEEVKLIAEECSVSEQDVIEMNDRLMCRDKSLNSLIGDSSDRELQDIIPSHQPNQEVIYTEKEEQQLRSDILNAAFSTLDERARDILTSRHLNGKNETLEILSKRYSVSKERIRQIEEQAIAKIKKFVRSKQESF is encoded by the coding sequence ATGTTAATGTCAGGATCTTCGATTTATGTTGATGGTGATATTACGCAATATATAGGAAGGGTACAAGCATTTCCTATGCTATCTCAAGAAGATGAAGTAAAGTTAGCAAAAAACTGGTATGAAAGTCATGATATAAAAGCTGCCCATAAGCTTATCACTAGCCATCTTCGTTTTGTAGTAAAAATTGCCATGACATTTAAAAATTATGGTCTTTCACTCATGGAAATGATAATGGAAGGCAATATTGGGCTCATTCATGCTGTAAAAAAATTCAACCCTAATCTTGGTTTTCGCTTTTCAACTTATGCAATATGGTGGGTTAAAGCATCAATAAAAGAATATATTCTCAAATCATGGTCATTTGTGAAAATTGGCACAACCCAAGCACAAAGGAAACTATTTTTTAGTTTGCGTAAAACGAAAAAAAAGATCTTAGGTTGCACAGGAAATGGTATATTAGGCAAGGAAGAAGTTAAGTTAATTGCCGAAGAATGTTCTGTATCAGAGCAGGATGTTATTGAAATGAATGATAGATTAATGTGTAGAGATAAATCACTAAATTCCCTTATAGGTGATAGTAGCGATAGAGAGCTACAGGATATAATTCCTTCTCATCAACCAAATCAAGAAGTAATATATACAGAAAAAGAGGAGCAACAACTAAGAAGCGATATTCTAAACGCTGCTTTTTCTACTCTTGACGAAAGAGCAAGGGATATTTTAACTAGCAGACATCTTAATGGTAAGAATGAAACACTTGAAATATTAAGTAAAAGATACAGTGTTTCAAAAGAAAGAATAAGGCAGATAGAAGAGCAAGCAATTGCCAAAATAAAGAAATTTGTAAGGTCAAAACAAGAAAGTTTTTAA
- the hflK gene encoding FtsH protease activity modulator HflK, whose translation MFDGQDPWENDKKYKKVNFSHNNNQDPLEKVILIIKNAYYSFFKGNASGIYPLIALIVLVVYVITGFYVVGPGEESIELIFGKYSGTGNSGLRYNFPYPIGKVMKVNVKEVKREEIGSSSYGYNKDMDRGEGVMLTGDENIVNVNFEVQWQVRDAYEYLFNIRDYRAGATVKSAAESAMREVIGRNMISFALEGKGRAIIAKDTKILLQEILDQYKMGVEVLSVQLKKIDPPEKVISAFRDVQSARADKERTINEAYAYSNDIMPKAKGEAMKIKLDAEAYENEVVNNAKGSISRFIALYNEYKDQPAGVRNRIYIETMESILNNTDKVVVSDDLKGLFSYLPLANIQNTNK comes from the coding sequence ATGTTTGATGGCCAGGATCCTTGGGAGAATGATAAAAAGTATAAAAAAGTCAATTTTTCTCACAATAATAACCAAGATCCTCTTGAAAAGGTGATTCTCATAATTAAAAATGCATACTATTCCTTCTTTAAAGGCAATGCCTCTGGTATTTATCCACTTATTGCGCTTATTGTTTTAGTAGTTTACGTTATTACTGGTTTTTATGTTGTTGGACCGGGAGAAGAAAGTATAGAGTTAATTTTCGGTAAGTATAGTGGTACTGGGAATTCTGGGTTGCGTTATAACTTTCCTTATCCTATAGGTAAAGTTATGAAAGTTAATGTAAAAGAAGTAAAGCGTGAAGAAATTGGCTCAAGTAGTTATGGATACAATAAAGATATGGATCGTGGCGAAGGAGTGATGTTGACTGGAGATGAGAATATAGTCAATGTTAACTTTGAAGTGCAGTGGCAAGTAAGAGATGCTTACGAATATTTATTTAATATACGAGATTATAGAGCAGGAGCAACAGTTAAAAGCGCAGCAGAAAGTGCTATGCGTGAGGTGATAGGCAGAAATATGATCTCTTTTGCCTTAGAAGGAAAAGGAAGAGCAATAATTGCTAAGGATACTAAAATTTTATTACAAGAAATACTTGATCAGTATAAAATGGGAGTTGAAGTATTATCTGTACAGCTTAAGAAAATAGACCCCCCTGAAAAAGTTATTAGTGCCTTTAGGGATGTTCAGAGTGCGCGTGCAGATAAAGAGCGTACTATAAATGAAGCATATGCTTATAGTAATGATATCATGCCTAAAGCTAAGGGCGAAGCGATGAAGATTAAGTTGGATGCTGAAGCTTATGAAAATGAAGTAGTCAATAATGCAAAAGGTAGTATTAGTAGGTTTATTGCTTTATATAATGAGTATAAAGATCAACCAGCAGGAGTAAGAAATAGAATTTATATTGAAACTATGGAGAGTATATTAAATAACACTGATAAAGTAGTCGTTAGCGATGATTTAAAAGGTTTATTTTCATACTTGCCGCTTGCAAACATTCAAAATACTAATAAGTAA
- a CDS encoding protease modulator HflC yields MSKDIIKIVSVIFCLLLFFAISNSVFIVSEEKQAIVLQFGKVARKINSSGLYFKLPLIQNVVSFDKRIIDISSDYSSREIITFDQKRFIADAYAKYRIIDPVLFYQTVKTELGLAIRLGSIIEANIREKVGTISLVNLLNSERSEVINLIKEGVSNESKKFGIDVIDVRIKRLDLPEENSAAIFRRMQTEREKEAKEIRAEGEENAQKIRSESEKQKRIIIANAIREAQEVRGHGDALAAKIYNDAIAIDQEFFSFYRSMQAYKKAFSSSNTKIILSPNNDFLHLFNKEQR; encoded by the coding sequence ATGAGTAAAGATATTATCAAAATAGTTAGTGTTATTTTTTGCCTTCTTCTCTTTTTCGCTATATCAAATTCTGTTTTTATAGTTAGTGAAGAAAAGCAGGCCATAGTGTTGCAGTTTGGAAAGGTAGCAAGGAAAATAAATTCGAGTGGTTTATATTTTAAATTGCCATTAATACAGAATGTTGTCTCTTTTGATAAAAGAATAATAGATATTAGCTCTGATTATAGTTCGAGAGAAATTATTACCTTTGATCAAAAACGTTTTATTGCCGACGCTTATGCAAAGTATAGAATAATTGATCCTGTGTTATTTTATCAAACTGTAAAAACTGAGTTGGGATTGGCAATACGTTTGGGCTCTATTATTGAAGCAAACATTAGAGAAAAAGTAGGTACTATATCACTTGTAAATTTACTAAATTCAGAAAGGTCAGAAGTAATTAATCTGATTAAAGAAGGTGTTAGCAATGAATCTAAAAAATTTGGTATAGATGTAATAGATGTCAGAATAAAAAGATTAGATCTTCCAGAAGAAAATAGCGCTGCAATATTCCGTAGAATGCAAACCGAAAGAGAAAAAGAAGCAAAAGAAATTAGAGCAGAAGGAGAGGAGAACGCTCAAAAAATTAGATCAGAATCTGAAAAGCAAAAGAGAATCATTATTGCAAATGCAATTAGAGAAGCACAAGAAGTAAGAGGACATGGTGATGCACTGGCAGCAAAAATATATAATGATGCGATTGCAATTGATCAAGAATTTTTCAGTTTTTATCGCTCTATGCAAGCCTATAAAAAGGCATTTTCTAGCTCTAATACAAAAATAATATTGTCACCAAATAATGATTTTTTACATCTTTTTAATAAGGAACAAAGGTAA
- a CDS encoding Do family serine endopeptidase has translation MRRKILLLLIVNITIFTNIAYAKKHVSMDENIQLIEEQKFQEKSSNDICYESFADLVEQLAPAVVNVSTEQIIRDENVRFPQLPGGSLFEEFREFFERIEPFMNRNQDVNKEIISLGSGFIIDESGIIVTNYHVIADAKEITVTLNDNTQSKAKILGKDPKTDLAVLKIDTDKKLSFVRFGNSDKARVGDRVIAIGNPFGLGGSVSTGIVSAIARNINIGTVSDFIQTDAAINKGNSGGPLFNMNGEIIGINTAIFSPSGGNVGIGFAIPSVIAEPVIKLLKEGKKVEHGWIGVKVQAITKEIADSLGLEATHGALVAEITKGSPADKAGIKVGDIIVEFNETKVTKMSQLPQVVSRTEVGKKVNIKLYRKGEVVGTTVKVGRIQDDEDLTQEEDDLYFDYIGVTVSNLPNEFKKENDGVNGVVVLNVDVKSNAHAKGIRRGDVITHINQNEIKNIDEFKKIISQVKKEDKESVALLIKRQNNNLYVTIKLK, from the coding sequence ATGAGAAGAAAAATTTTACTCTTATTGATAGTAAATATTACTATTTTTACCAATATTGCGTATGCTAAAAAGCATGTATCAATGGATGAAAATATACAGTTAATAGAGGAACAAAAATTTCAAGAGAAGTCATCTAATGATATTTGTTATGAGAGTTTTGCTGACCTGGTTGAGCAGCTTGCTCCTGCTGTGGTTAATGTTTCAACTGAGCAAATAATTAGAGATGAAAACGTAAGGTTTCCACAATTGCCAGGTGGTTCACTCTTTGAGGAGTTTAGAGAATTTTTTGAAAGGATAGAGCCTTTTATGAATAGAAACCAAGATGTAAACAAAGAGATTATATCTTTAGGTTCTGGTTTTATTATTGATGAAAGCGGCATCATTGTTACTAATTATCACGTTATTGCTGATGCAAAAGAGATTACAGTTACACTTAATGATAATACTCAAAGTAAAGCAAAAATTTTAGGCAAAGATCCTAAAACTGATCTTGCAGTGTTGAAAATCGATACTGATAAAAAGCTTTCGTTTGTAAGGTTTGGTAACTCTGATAAAGCAAGGGTCGGTGACCGTGTTATAGCTATAGGCAATCCTTTTGGGCTAGGTGGTTCTGTAAGTACTGGAATTGTATCTGCAATAGCACGCAATATCAATATTGGCACTGTTAGTGATTTTATCCAAACTGATGCTGCTATTAACAAAGGAAATTCTGGTGGGCCATTATTTAACATGAATGGTGAAATTATAGGCATTAATACTGCTATTTTTTCCCCTTCCGGAGGTAATGTGGGTATTGGATTTGCTATTCCTTCAGTTATTGCTGAGCCGGTGATAAAGTTGTTAAAAGAAGGCAAGAAAGTTGAACATGGATGGATTGGAGTAAAAGTTCAAGCAATTACAAAAGAAATTGCTGACTCTCTAGGGCTAGAGGCTACACACGGGGCATTAGTTGCTGAAATTACAAAGGGTAGTCCTGCTGATAAAGCTGGCATTAAAGTTGGTGACATAATTGTTGAATTTAATGAAACGAAAGTTACCAAGATGTCTCAGTTACCTCAAGTTGTTTCTCGGACAGAAGTTGGTAAGAAAGTAAATATAAAATTATATAGAAAAGGTGAAGTAGTTGGTACTACAGTAAAAGTAGGAAGGATTCAAGATGATGAAGACCTTACTCAAGAAGAAGATGATTTATACTTTGATTATATTGGAGTTACTGTTTCAAATTTGCCAAATGAGTTCAAGAAAGAAAACGATGGGGTCAATGGTGTTGTTGTACTAAACGTTGATGTTAAAAGTAATGCTCATGCTAAAGGTATAAGGAGAGGTGATGTAATTACTCATATAAATCAGAATGAAATTAAAAATATTGATGAGTTTAAAAAAATAATTTCACAAGTAAAAAAAGAAGATAAAGAATCTGTAGCGCTGCTTATAAAGCGCCAAAATAATAATCTTTATGTTACAATAAAACTTAAGTAA
- the rnc gene encoding ribonuclease III, protein MDFSEIINYKFKNDKILEEALTHPSVGCKHENRAFNYQRLEFLGDSILNLTVSEMLFKLFPKDNEGFLAKKKVALVCGSTLGEIAGQIDLGKFIIMAEGERQSGGEFNLRNLENTLEALIGAIYLDSGIRAVKKFILKYWKPLAKSMLVPPQDAKTILQELVQSEKLPIPVYKVVGQSGPAHKPNFNIAVCVEKYGEISACASNKKLAEQKAAALMLDKIYKQKSES, encoded by the coding sequence ATGGATTTTAGTGAGATTATTAACTATAAGTTCAAAAATGATAAAATATTAGAAGAAGCTTTAACTCATCCAAGCGTTGGGTGTAAGCATGAAAATAGGGCCTTTAATTACCAAAGGCTAGAGTTTTTAGGTGATAGTATTTTAAACTTGACTGTTTCTGAAATGCTATTTAAGCTTTTTCCTAAAGATAATGAAGGCTTTCTGGCTAAAAAAAAGGTTGCTTTAGTATGTGGTTCGACTCTAGGCGAAATTGCTGGTCAAATTGATTTAGGAAAATTTATCATTATGGCTGAAGGTGAGCGTCAAAGCGGTGGTGAGTTTAACTTAAGGAATCTTGAAAATACGTTGGAAGCTTTGATAGGAGCGATATATCTGGATTCAGGAATAAGAGCTGTAAAGAAGTTTATATTAAAGTATTGGAAACCTCTTGCTAAAAGTATGTTAGTCCCTCCTCAAGATGCAAAAACGATATTGCAAGAACTGGTTCAGAGTGAGAAATTACCTATTCCTGTTTACAAAGTGGTAGGACAGTCTGGCCCAGCACATAAACCAAATTTTAATATTGCAGTATGCGTAGAAAAATACGGGGAAATATCTGCCTGTGCTAGTAATAAAAAATTGGCAGAGCAGAAAGCTGCAGCACTAATGTTAGACAAAATTTATAAGCAAAAAAGTGAATCTTAA
- a CDS encoding cytochrome c oxidase assembly protein, with translation MLSLAYASVPLYKVFCKVTGYGGTTKKVKSLDLTKDIKSKKIKVYFNADVMPGLPWIFKPELGYTDIKTGEQKLMFYYIENLSDSAMNAMAVYNVTPYKAGKYFNKIACFCFNEQVLPPKKKVIMPVSFFIDPEIAVDPETSDVEEITLSYTFFELKK, from the coding sequence ATGTTGTCTTTAGCTTATGCTTCTGTACCGTTATATAAAGTTTTTTGCAAAGTAACAGGTTATGGTGGGACGACAAAAAAAGTAAAATCTCTTGATCTAACAAAAGATATAAAGAGTAAAAAAATAAAAGTTTATTTCAATGCTGATGTAATGCCAGGCCTGCCATGGATTTTTAAACCAGAGCTAGGCTATACTGATATAAAAACAGGAGAGCAAAAACTTATGTTTTACTATATAGAGAATTTATCTGATAGCGCTATGAATGCGATGGCTGTGTATAACGTCACGCCTTATAAGGCCGGGAAATATTTCAATAAAATAGCTTGTTTCTGTTTTAATGAGCAAGTATTGCCGCCAAAAAAGAAAGTAATCATGCCAGTGTCTTTTTTCATAGATCCTGAAATTGCAGTAGATCCAGAAACATCTGACGTAGAGGAAATAACACTATCTTATAC